Proteins encoded in a region of the Acidimicrobiales bacterium genome:
- a CDS encoding glycosyltransferase family 4 protein produces the protein MRLLVLCPHYAPDVAPTGEVMTSIGTELIKRGHTLHVVTSLPWYEHHRVEPGWGGRLWRHETTEWGQLTRVHPFPTDKRNIPARALAFVGFTLLATWKAIVGKRPGRPDAVLAMSPPLTLGAAGWLAAKRWRVPFVFNIQDVFPDVAVEVGAISNPKVIRVASWLERWSYQRADAVTVLSDDLHANLVAKLEGHVQDPVDRVRVIPNFVDTERIYPRDPEEGSYRAENDLVGKRVVMYAGNVGFSQSLGLVLSAARELRDRRDVVFVINGGGSARADLERDAAGAPNIRFVDFQPKERLPEVLAAADIHVVPLKRGLAASSVPSKTYSIMASGRPLIASVDEGTEVARVVERAEAGIAVPPDDPAAFTAAVTKLLDAPEMASHMGRSARRFVERWASPAVVALQYETLFEELRARRA, from the coding sequence GTGAGGCTCCTCGTCCTCTGCCCGCACTACGCCCCCGACGTGGCACCCACCGGCGAGGTGATGACCAGCATCGGCACCGAGCTGATCAAGCGGGGCCACACGCTGCACGTGGTCACGTCGCTGCCCTGGTACGAGCACCACCGGGTGGAGCCGGGCTGGGGCGGCCGGCTGTGGCGCCACGAGACCACCGAGTGGGGCCAGCTCACCCGGGTGCACCCGTTCCCCACCGACAAGCGCAACATCCCCGCACGGGCGCTGGCGTTCGTGGGCTTCACGCTGCTGGCCACGTGGAAGGCCATCGTCGGGAAGCGCCCCGGCCGGCCGGACGCGGTGCTGGCCATGTCGCCGCCCCTCACGCTGGGCGCCGCCGGGTGGCTGGCCGCGAAGCGCTGGCGGGTGCCGTTCGTCTTCAACATCCAGGACGTGTTCCCCGACGTGGCCGTCGAGGTCGGGGCGATCAGCAACCCCAAGGTGATCCGGGTGGCGTCGTGGCTGGAGCGCTGGAGCTACCAGCGGGCCGACGCCGTGACCGTCCTGTCCGACGACCTCCATGCCAACCTCGTCGCCAAGCTGGAGGGGCACGTGCAGGACCCGGTCGACCGGGTGCGGGTGATCCCCAACTTCGTCGACACCGAGCGCATCTACCCCCGCGACCCCGAGGAGGGCAGCTACCGGGCGGAGAACGACCTGGTCGGCAAGCGGGTGGTGATGTACGCCGGCAACGTCGGCTTCTCGCAGTCGCTGGGGCTCGTGCTCTCGGCGGCGCGGGAGCTGCGGGACCGCCGTGACGTCGTCTTCGTCATCAACGGCGGCGGCTCGGCCCGGGCCGACCTCGAGCGCGACGCCGCGGGGGCGCCCAACATCCGCTTCGTCGACTTCCAGCCCAAGGAGCGCCTGCCCGAGGTGCTGGCCGCGGCCGACATCCACGTCGTGCCCCTCAAGCGGGGGCTGGCGGCCTCCAGCGTGCCGTCGAAGACCTACTCGATCATGGCGTCGGGCCGGCCGCTGATCGCCAGCGTCGACGAGGGCACCGAGGTGGCCCGGGTGGTCGAGCGGGCCGAGGCCGGCATCGCCGTGCCGCCCGACGACCCCGCGGCGTTCACGGCCGCCGTCACCAAGCTGCTCGACGCCCCCGAGATGGCCTCCCATATGGGCCGCAGCGCCCGCCGCTTCGTGGAGCGCTGGGCCTCCCCGGCCGTCGTCGCGCTCCAGTACGAGACCCTCTTCGAGGAGCTGCGCGCCCGCCGCGCGTGA